In Halanaeroarchaeum sp. HSR-CO, one DNA window encodes the following:
- the sdhC gene encoding succinate dehydrogenase, cytochrome b556 subunit, giving the protein MSQSYDRGPVEDFGRWTEFSAGMWAWVFHKFTGWVLIGYLFAHIAVLSSAIAGPEVYTQTLQNLESILLVRMLEVGLLAVAVFHTLNGVRLLLVDLGIGLESQAKSFYASLIVTAIIVIASVPNFMGGAF; this is encoded by the coding sequence ATGAGTCAGTCGTATGACCGGGGCCCCGTCGAGGACTTCGGACGATGGACGGAGTTCTCGGCTGGCATGTGGGCCTGGGTATTTCACAAGTTCACCGGGTGGGTGTTGATCGGGTATCTGTTCGCCCATATCGCGGTGCTCAGTTCAGCTATCGCTGGACCAGAGGTATACACGCAGACGTTACAGAACCTCGAGAGCATCCTCCTGGTGCGAATGCTCGAGGTCGGACTGCTCGCGGTCGCCGTGTTCCACACGCTCAACGGCGTCCGCTTGCTACTCGTCGACCTCGGCATCGGACTTGAATCGCAAGCAAAGAGCTTCTACGCGTCGCTCATCGTGACGGCCATCATCGTGATCGCGAGCGTCCCGAACTTCATGGGGGGTGCGTTCTGA
- a CDS encoding succinylglutamate desuccinylase/aspartoacylase family protein, translating into MTEGAFTYNGGKVDPGETANIRYSISETYLGDPIRVPVTIVNGTEPGPTIFLSAAAHGDELNGIEVVREVAFEWEHDDLHGTLILLPVLNVPAFLFQQRYLPIYDRDLNRSFPGDQTSTSAKRMAYQLFKNFMEPADLGIDFHTSTRGRTNMLHVRADMADEEVSRLAHAFGSHVIIDSEGSEGTLRREATDVGAPTITIEMGEAHRFQRPLIDRALDGVASVFAEYGLWPDEPVHWPGWRTIIDTKHKTWLRSDAGGLVEMHVERGDMVEEGAPIATISNPFKTETTHVEAPFTGLLVGVLENPVVYPGNPLCHIVELDDRTRRAFSGTLVDSHEEHRGRKS; encoded by the coding sequence ATGACCGAGGGGGCGTTCACGTATAACGGCGGAAAAGTCGACCCCGGCGAAACCGCCAACATCCGATACAGCATCAGCGAAACCTACCTCGGAGACCCGATCAGGGTGCCGGTGACCATCGTCAACGGCACGGAACCCGGTCCCACTATCTTTCTCTCCGCGGCCGCTCACGGTGACGAGTTGAACGGAATCGAGGTCGTTCGGGAAGTCGCCTTCGAATGGGAGCACGACGACCTGCACGGGACGCTCATCTTGCTGCCCGTGCTCAACGTTCCGGCCTTCCTCTTCCAGCAACGCTATCTCCCCATCTACGACCGCGATCTGAACCGTTCGTTCCCCGGCGACCAGACCAGTACCAGTGCCAAGCGGATGGCCTATCAGCTCTTCAAGAACTTCATGGAGCCGGCGGATCTCGGTATCGACTTCCACACCTCGACGCGCGGCCGGACCAACATGCTCCACGTCAGGGCAGACATGGCCGACGAGGAGGTGTCTCGGCTTGCGCACGCGTTCGGCTCACACGTGATCATCGATTCGGAGGGATCCGAGGGAACGCTCCGCAGAGAGGCGACCGATGTGGGTGCCCCGACCATCACCATCGAGATGGGCGAGGCCCACCGGTTCCAGCGCCCCCTCATCGACCGCGCACTGGACGGGGTTGCCAGCGTGTTCGCCGAATACGGTCTCTGGCCTGACGAACCGGTCCACTGGCCTGGCTGGCGGACGATCATCGACACCAAGCACAAGACGTGGCTCCGGTCGGACGCAGGTGGACTCGTCGAGATGCACGTGGAGCGCGGTGATATGGTCGAAGAAGGAGCACCTATCGCCACCATCTCGAACCCGTTCAAGACCGAGACCACGCACGTCGAGGCCCCGTTCACTGGTCTCCTCGTCGGGGTCCTCGAAAACCCCGTGGTCTATCCAGGCAATCCGCTCTGTCACATCGTCGAACTGGACGACAGGACTCGTCGGGCCTTCTCGGGCACACTGGTCGATTCGCACGAGGAGCACCGTGGTCGCAAAAGCTGA
- a CDS encoding succinate dehydrogenase, with the protein MAEQYSSFKSGTTLWFLQRVTAAILIVTLMFHFFWLHFVNHAAEITFQGTAYRMEQLGYFATMLLFLFAGAFHGVNGVYNALINQGLTGTPKRVLKWVLVGAGFVLVVQGIRVALAMSGGAI; encoded by the coding sequence ATGGCGGAACAGTACTCCTCTTTTAAGTCGGGCACGACGCTATGGTTCCTCCAGCGCGTGACGGCGGCAATCCTCATCGTCACGTTGATGTTCCACTTCTTCTGGTTGCACTTCGTCAACCACGCGGCGGAGATTACCTTCCAGGGAACCGCCTACCGAATGGAACAACTGGGCTACTTCGCGACGATGCTGTTGTTCCTGTTCGCCGGTGCGTTCCACGGCGTCAACGGCGTCTACAACGCGTTGATCAATCAGGGACTCACCGGAACACCGAAACGCGTTCTCAAGTGGGTTCTCGTGGGGGCGGGCTTCGTCCTGGTGGTCCAGGGGATCCGCGTCGCATTGGCCATGAGTGGAGGCGCAATCTGA
- a CDS encoding DNA-3-methyladenine glycosylase, whose translation MSDPIDALRSDPHLGTVVEDHGPISVEPAPDAFERLLSSIVRQQVSMDAAAAIEGRLFDRVDPTPASILEADPDAMREAGLSAAKTEYVRNLADAWLSNGWCRSYFADKTDDAVIDELTTVKGVGVWTGKMFLLFGLGREDIFPVEDLGIRNAMWDLVDEDLTRAEMVETATAWAPYRSYASEYLWRTID comes from the coding sequence ATGAGCGACCCCATCGACGCCCTTCGGTCGGACCCACACCTCGGGACAGTCGTCGAGGATCACGGTCCTATCTCCGTCGAACCGGCTCCCGATGCCTTCGAGCGCCTCCTCTCCTCCATCGTCCGCCAACAGGTCTCGATGGACGCCGCGGCTGCGATCGAAGGCCGGCTATTCGACCGCGTCGACCCGACGCCAGCGAGCATCCTCGAGGCGGACCCCGATGCGATGCGGGAGGCGGGACTTTCGGCTGCCAAGACGGAGTACGTCCGCAATCTCGCCGACGCATGGCTGTCGAACGGGTGGTGTCGGTCGTACTTCGCGGACAAGACCGACGACGCGGTCATCGACGAACTGACGACCGTGAAAGGGGTCGGGGTATGGACGGGAAAGATGTTCCTCTTGTTCGGCCTGGGGCGTGAGGATATCTTCCCCGTCGAGGACCTCGGTATCAGGAATGCGATGTGGGACCTCGTCGACGAGGACCTGACTAGAGCCGAAATGGTCGAGACGGCGACAGCGTGGGCACCGTATCGTAGTTACGCCAGCGAGTACCTCTGGCGCACTATCGACTGA
- a CDS encoding succinate dehydrogenase/fumarate reductase iron-sulfur subunit produces MSTETPETEDSDVPDPQTRRLKEKETRKAAKEEAAADVIEGETVELKVFRYDPEIADKQEPRFDTFHVPKFEGMTVLDALMDARDRYDPTLTFRHSCRQAVCGSDALFVNGRQRLACKTQTVDLDEPIQIEPLPHRPVVKDLVVDMEHFYDQMRSVEPFFDPDELPGPDQQQLQTPENREQVKMSTRCIWCGACMSSCNIAAGDNQYLGPAALNKAYRFYFDEREGENRQEERLKIVEEEHGVWRCQTQFSCTEVCPKDIPLTEHIQALKREAVKNNLKFW; encoded by the coding sequence ATGAGTACGGAGACACCAGAGACCGAGGACAGCGATGTACCGGACCCGCAGACGCGCCGCCTGAAGGAAAAGGAGACGCGAAAAGCGGCGAAAGAGGAGGCGGCGGCGGACGTCATCGAGGGCGAGACGGTCGAACTCAAGGTCTTCCGGTACGACCCGGAGATCGCCGACAAGCAGGAGCCACGCTTCGACACGTTCCACGTGCCGAAGTTCGAGGGGATGACGGTCCTCGACGCACTCATGGACGCCCGCGATCGGTACGACCCGACATTGACGTTCCGGCACTCGTGCCGACAGGCCGTCTGTGGCTCCGACGCCCTGTTCGTCAACGGCCGACAGCGACTGGCCTGCAAGACCCAGACCGTCGACCTCGACGAGCCAATCCAGATCGAACCGCTGCCCCATCGCCCCGTGGTGAAGGACCTGGTCGTGGACATGGAGCACTTCTACGACCAGATGCGGTCGGTCGAGCCGTTCTTCGATCCCGACGAACTCCCGGGGCCGGACCAGCAGCAACTCCAGACTCCCGAGAACCGGGAGCAGGTCAAGATGAGCACACGGTGTATCTGGTGTGGGGCCTGCATGTCATCGTGTAACATCGCTGCAGGGGACAACCAGTACCTCGGGCCGGCCGCGCTCAACAAGGCCTACCGCTTCTACTTCGACGAGCGCGAGGGCGAGAATCGACAGGAAGAACGCCTCAAGATCGTCGAGGAGGAGCACGGCGTCTGGCGGTGTCAGACACAGTTCTCCTGTACGGAGGTCTGCCCGAAGGACATCCCACTGACCGAGCACATCCAGGCACTCAAACGCGAGGCAGTCAAGAACAACCTCAAATTCTGGTAA
- a CDS encoding RimK/LysX family protein, protein MDRSVSVGVLSLHSSKETKAIINAVNELGHEGIWLREENLVVDIDDNSVTLEPNVDVILNRLLLSKTEQPSELLGLAKSLSQLRPMLNRPENVLTAFHKFATATAMGDTDVRIPDALLSLDADRLNEERLQFGDEVVYKTAIGTHGGGTWKITEGETVNPRVGDRFAFLQELIDQNEDQRHSDLRVYIVDDEIVASMNRYAPENDWRTNVALGGDVEGVDDVPDEAADMALEAADILGLDYAGVDLVKGIDGWFLLEVNPTAGFKGLYKATGISPAAHIAKQAIEMGGGEVDEDEVQRLAGVLDDSMPPNVPKRPTQGDGERKVIGYIEDVLVSGTSGTERIRSKSDTGASRTSIDTRLAAKIGAGPIKSMTKVKSGSHKGGKSRPVVDIVVGIGGDRHTVQASLEDRSHMEYQLLLGRDILQDYQVDVRHRSDGEEPVTDEEE, encoded by the coding sequence ATGGATCGATCCGTTTCTGTGGGCGTTTTGAGTCTCCATTCGAGCAAAGAGACGAAGGCAATCATCAACGCCGTCAACGAACTGGGCCACGAGGGGATCTGGCTCCGCGAGGAGAATCTCGTCGTCGACATCGATGACAACTCCGTCACGCTCGAACCGAACGTCGACGTCATCCTCAATCGATTGTTACTATCGAAGACCGAGCAGCCATCGGAACTGCTGGGGCTCGCGAAGAGCCTGTCACAGCTCCGTCCGATGCTCAACCGGCCGGAGAACGTCCTCACCGCGTTCCACAAGTTCGCGACGGCCACGGCGATGGGCGACACCGACGTCAGGATCCCGGACGCCCTGCTCTCGCTCGACGCCGACCGCCTCAACGAAGAGCGGTTGCAGTTCGGCGACGAAGTCGTCTACAAGACCGCGATCGGCACCCACGGCGGCGGTACCTGGAAGATCACCGAGGGGGAGACCGTCAATCCCCGCGTCGGCGACCGATTTGCCTTCCTCCAGGAGCTCATCGACCAGAACGAAGACCAGCGTCACAGCGACCTGCGCGTCTACATCGTCGACGACGAGATCGTCGCGTCGATGAACCGGTACGCGCCGGAAAACGACTGGCGGACCAACGTCGCCCTCGGTGGCGACGTCGAGGGCGTCGACGACGTCCCGGACGAGGCCGCCGACATGGCACTCGAAGCCGCCGACATCCTGGGGCTTGACTACGCAGGCGTAGACCTCGTCAAGGGGATCGACGGCTGGTTCCTCCTCGAGGTCAACCCGACAGCCGGGTTCAAGGGGCTGTACAAAGCGACCGGCATCAGTCCGGCGGCCCATATCGCCAAACAGGCAATCGAGATGGGGGGCGGCGAGGTGGACGAAGACGAGGTCCAGCGACTCGCCGGTGTCCTCGACGACTCGATGCCGCCGAACGTGCCGAAACGACCCACCCAGGGAGACGGCGAACGGAAGGTCATCGGCTACATCGAAGACGTCCTCGTCAGCGGGACCAGCGGCACCGAGCGAATCCGATCGAAATCCGACACCGGCGCGTCTCGGACCAGCATCGACACGCGACTGGCCGCGAAGATCGGTGCCGGGCCCATCAAGAGCATGACAAAGGTGAAATCAGGCAGTCACAAGGGTGGCAAGTCGAGACCCGTCGTCGACATCGTCGTCGGTATCGGCGGCGACCGACATACCGTCCAGGCGAGTCTCGAGGACCGTAGCCACATGGAGTACCAACTGTTGCTCGGACGCGACATCCTGCAGGACTACCAGGTCGACGTTCGCCACCGGAGCGACGGCGAGGAACCGGTCACCGACGAAGAGGAGTGA
- a CDS encoding FAD-binding protein — protein MYEHDVLVVGGGGAGLRAAIAAHEEGADVAIVSKIHPVRSHTGAAEGGINAALQEDDSWEDHAYDTMKGSDYLADAPAVETFAQTSPEEVIQLEHWGMPFSRNEDGTVMQRPFGGLSYPRTTYAGAETGHHLLHTLYEQVVKRGIDVYQEWFVTRLAVTDEEDPEDRSAHGFVAIDVKSGEVAGFKARNGVILATGGAGQAYDHTTNAVSLTGDGISMAYRAGVPIEDMEMIQFHPTTLPSTGVLITEGVRGEGGRLFNSEGERFMFEYGYATNDGELASRDVVSRAELTEVNEGRGINDEYVYLDMRHLGEERIMDRLENIVHLAEDFEGVNALEEPMPVKPGQHYMMGGIETNEHGQTCIDGLYAAGETACVSLHGANRLGGNALPDLFVFGANAGRHAAGVDLGDPMIPVGPDDDAERADVDWPVEPGAVEPVVEEPAADGGVTDPAAVVETAVEAEKARIDELLSREDGVEHMEIRKKVQQAMTEWVNVFREEEGIKKALKEIREAREMYSDVYVTDKSRTFNTDLQHTLETESVLDVAESIAMGALARTEFRGAHWRKEHQERKDDEWIKHTMLSWNDGEPEMWYRPVLLEGEDTEWEPKERSY, from the coding sequence ATGTACGAACACGACGTACTCGTCGTCGGTGGTGGCGGTGCGGGACTCCGCGCAGCCATCGCTGCACACGAGGAAGGAGCGGACGTGGCGATCGTCTCGAAGATTCATCCGGTGCGTAGTCACACGGGCGCCGCCGAGGGTGGCATCAACGCGGCCCTGCAGGAGGACGACTCCTGGGAGGACCACGCGTACGACACGATGAAGGGGTCGGACTACCTCGCGGACGCCCCCGCGGTGGAGACCTTCGCCCAGACTAGCCCCGAGGAGGTCATCCAGCTGGAACACTGGGGGATGCCCTTCTCCCGGAACGAGGACGGCACCGTGATGCAACGGCCGTTCGGCGGACTCTCGTACCCCCGGACGACGTACGCCGGCGCCGAGACGGGACATCACCTGTTGCACACCCTGTACGAGCAGGTCGTCAAGCGAGGTATCGACGTCTACCAGGAGTGGTTCGTCACCCGACTCGCCGTCACCGACGAGGAGGACCCCGAAGACCGGTCGGCCCACGGGTTCGTCGCCATCGACGTCAAGAGCGGCGAAGTAGCCGGCTTCAAGGCCCGTAACGGCGTCATCCTCGCGACTGGTGGCGCCGGACAGGCTTACGATCACACGACGAACGCCGTCTCCCTGACGGGTGACGGTATCTCGATGGCCTACCGCGCGGGCGTTCCCATCGAGGACATGGAGATGATCCAGTTCCACCCGACGACGCTCCCGTCCACCGGCGTCCTCATCACCGAGGGTGTCCGTGGCGAGGGCGGTCGCCTGTTCAACAGCGAGGGTGAGCGGTTCATGTTCGAGTACGGCTATGCGACGAACGACGGCGAACTCGCCAGCCGAGACGTCGTCTCCCGAGCCGAACTCACGGAGGTCAACGAGGGGCGCGGCATCAACGACGAATACGTCTACCTCGACATGCGCCACCTCGGCGAGGAGCGAATCATGGACCGCCTCGAGAACATCGTCCACCTCGCGGAGGACTTCGAGGGCGTGAACGCGCTCGAAGAACCGATGCCGGTCAAACCAGGGCAACACTACATGATGGGCGGTATCGAGACCAACGAACACGGCCAGACCTGCATCGATGGCCTGTACGCGGCCGGCGAGACGGCCTGCGTGAGCCTCCACGGGGCGAACCGACTCGGTGGGAACGCCCTGCCCGACCTGTTCGTCTTCGGTGCCAATGCTGGCAGACACGCCGCCGGCGTGGACCTGGGCGACCCGATGATCCCCGTCGGGCCGGACGACGACGCCGAACGCGCGGACGTCGACTGGCCGGTCGAACCCGGTGCGGTCGAACCCGTCGTCGAAGAGCCCGCCGCCGACGGTGGCGTCACGGACCCAGCTGCGGTCGTCGAGACCGCCGTCGAGGCCGAAAAAGCCCGCATCGACGAACTCCTCTCGCGTGAGGACGGGGTCGAACACATGGAGATCCGCAAGAAGGTCCAGCAGGCGATGACCGAGTGGGTCAACGTCTTCCGCGAGGAAGAAGGTATCAAGAAGGCCCTGAAGGAGATCCGCGAGGCGCGGGAGATGTACAGCGACGTCTACGTGACGGACAAATCGCGGACCTTCAACACCGACCTCCAGCACACCCTGGAGACGGAGTCCGTCCTCGACGTCGCGGAGTCCATCGCGATGGGCGCGCTGGCCCGGACCGAGTTCCGCGGCGCCCACTGGCGCAAGGAACATCAGGAGCGCAAGGACGACGAGTGGATCAAACACACGATGCTCTCCTGGAACGACGGCGAGCCGGAGATGTGGTATCGCCCGGTGCTGCTCGAGGGCGAAGATACCGAGTGGGAACCCAAAGAGCGTAGCTACTGA